One segment of Meleagris gallopavo isolate NT-WF06-2002-E0010 breed Aviagen turkey brand Nicholas breeding stock chromosome 8, Turkey_5.1, whole genome shotgun sequence DNA contains the following:
- the FAM204A gene encoding protein FAM204A, with translation MWSGLLPPGLNESDVDLSSENEEESCISSLKEEDIKEDAERVQLPELQENGPESNAVTKSVLISVADGENTSETCPAGIPLNIWNKFLELQKKNREMKMEANQGSRGRKRKRRRKEKLEKDKNEVTKSSQQLANEDHWKELTQYFGINDRFESPVDSRAPQKSGLELSIEKSVAEGDIDKAEELSDRLATRELGVKIAKAAACRNFVKAKQEAEAVQEARKKKKLAWGFEAKKRWETKSNMGYM, from the exons ATGTGGAGTGGTCTGTTACCTCCAGGACTGAATGAAAGTGATGTTGACTTGAGCTCAGAGAATGAAGAGGAGTCATGTATTTCCTCTTTGAAGGAAGAGGATATAAAGGAAGATGCAGAAAGAGTTCAGCTTCCTGAATTGCAGGAGAATGGACCTGAAAGTAATGCCGTCACTAAATCAGTTTTGATATCCGTGGCAGATGGAGAAAACACATCTGAAACATGCCCTGCTGGAATTCCTTTAAATATATGGAAT AAGTTTTTGgagcttcagaagaaaaaccgtgaaatgaaaatggaagcaaaTCAGGGAAGCAGAGGCCGAAAAAGAAAGCGTCGCAGAAAAG aaaaacttgaaaaggacaaaaatgaaGTGACTAAGAG TAGTCAGCAGTTGGCCAATGAAGACCACTGGAAAGAACTTACACAGTACTTTGGAATCAATGATAGATTTGAATCACCTGTGGATAGCAGAGCTCCACAAAAG tctGGCCTTGAACTTAGCATAGAGAAATCTGTGGCTGAAGGTGACATTGATAAAGCTGAGGAGCTGAGTGATAGATTAGCAACTCGTGAG CTTGGTGTGAAAATTGCCAAAGCTGCTGCTTGCCGCAACTTTGTAAAAGCCAAACAAGAAGCAGAGGCTGTCCAAGAAGCtcgaaagaaaaagaagcttgcTTGGGG GTTTGAAGCTAAGAAAAGGtgggaaacaaaaagcaatatgGGATACATGTAG